The DNA window CCAAAAGGAATAGCATCAGACACCAAGATATTGGTGCCAGTAAGACCAGGTATAACAGAACCAGCTAAAGCTGAGGGAGTGATGTTTTGACCTGTGTTATCAGTAGACCTAACTTGTAAACTCAAGCTGTAGTTGATAGTATCGTCTGTAATATCAGTTGGCGTATTGCTATTGCTATAAGTACCGCGAGTTTTGAGTATGGTAGCCAAAGAATAGTACTTCGGAGCAATAGTGATTGTGGCTGCCGCACTGCCTTCTACTACACCGTTAGCAGGTACACCTGTAACTTCTCCTTGTGTGCCATCTGCATTGTCCACAGTGTAAATATCTCTAGCATCATTAATCGATCCGGCTCGTGGAGAGTTAGAGTTAGTCTCAGCAGGGTTAGTTTCCCCTAAAGTCACTTTAATGGTTTGTCCAGGTGTTACTCCTGAATTTACTGTGACTGGGACTCGTACTTGTATCGTGCCATTAACTGGTATGGAAGCTGTAGTGAAGCCACCAGTAGGAACATCTGTCCATGTTGTTCCATCAGTGCTGTATTGTAGTGTGCCTTGTGTACCTGGCCCTGTAATACCAGCCTGGGTGGGAATTTGGAACCGAGTCGGGTCGTTACCGATGTTGGTGATAGTAAAAGGAAAATATATCAGATCGCCTGTTTGAATAGTTCCACCGTTGTTATCTACAGGTGTACCAGCTTGAACTAAAATACCAGCTACTTCTGCTATGGAGATAGTAACGGTGTTAGAAGTGGCATTGATGGGTATATTTGGATTATTGGGGTCTTCGTAGGTGGCTGTAGCTTGGTTATCGATAGATGTACCAGCTGCGGTTGGCGTAGTTTGAGCTAACACTGGGGAGACCAAGAAAAACCCGTTAGCTAACAATACTGTTGCTACTAAAGTATTGTATAATTTGCCGTTTTTAGTCTTGTGAGTTGGGTAACGAGATTTCATTGGGTGTAGTCGCTTAGTACGATGCAGCCTGATTAATTTCGATGAGAGTCGATATAAATGCTGGAATTGAATTCTTCCATTCCAATAGTGATGTAATACTAATTAAATATAAGTGACAGATTTTACTTACATTTTGCTTGATTTACTGACACTTTGGCTATTACTTCTTACACAAATATTGCGTAACAATAACAACCTTAAATCAAGCATCTGCAATAAAAAAACAGTCGAAATACTGGTATACCAAAAATTCATACTTAAATTAACTCAGTATTATCAACGATATCTTAATTAAAAAAATACATTTTTTTATACTTAATTAATAAGTTATTACCGTAATACTGAGTGTTCATCAACAATCAGAAAGATATTTTTATTTTTTCAAGGAATTTTTGTGCGTAGACAAATATCCGACTATTTTTATCGGGTATGTTTGACTGGTATTTTTACTCGTGTTACTATCAAGCGACAGTTGACGGACAAAACAGGGAAAGCGATCGCTATGACTCAGGCAATCTCCAAACATACCCAAACCACCACAGCCACATTAGAAGCGTTGAAGTGTAAAGAATGTGGTGCAGAATACGAACTCCAAGCTAGTCATGTTTGTGAGTTTTGCTTTGGGCCGTTGGAAGTGAAATATAACTACAACAATATTCGCCTGAGTGTGAGCCGCGAAAAAATTCAAGCCGGGCCAAATTCAATTTGGCGCTATCGTCAATTTTTACCTGTTGCAACTGACAATGTAATTGATGTGGGAACTGGGATGACTCCTTTGGTGCGTTCCCAACGTCTTGCCCGTCGCCTGGGTCTGAATAAGCTTTACATTAAAAATGATGCCGTCAACATGCCTACCCTCAGCTTTAAGGATCGGGTAGTTTCAGTTGCTTTGTCTCGCGCTAGGGAACTAGGCTTTACTACAGTATCTTGTGCTAGTACTGGTAACTTAGCAAATTCTACAGCTGCGATCGCGGCTCATGCTGGTTTAGACTGCTGCGTATTCATCCCCTCTGACTTAGAAGCAGGTAAAGTTTTAGGTAGCTTGATTTACAGTCCTACACTCATGGCTGTTAAAGGCAACTACGATCAAGTAAACCGCCTCTGTTCAGAAGTTGCAAATACACATGGTTGGGGTTTTGTAAATATTAATCTGCGTCCTTACTACTCTGAAGGTTCCAAAACTCTCGGCTTTGAAGTCGCTGAACAACTGGGTTGGCAATTACCAGATCATATAGTTGCGCCTCTGGCTTCTGGTTCGCTGTTTACCAAAATCTATAAAGGCTTCAAAGAATTTGTCGAAGTTGGCTTAGTAGAAGATAAAAATGTGCGGTTTAGCGGCGCACAAGCTGAAGGTTGTTCGCCCATCGCTCAAGCATTTAAAGAAGACCGCGACTTTATCAAGCCAGTGAAACCAAATACAATTGCTAAATCGATCGCAATTGGTAATCCAGCAGATGGTGTCTATGCTGTCGAAATTGCGAAGAAAACAGGCGGTAATATTGAATCAGTCACCGATGCAGAAATTATCGAAGGCATCAAGTTGCTGGCAGAAACCGAAGGTATCTTTACAGAAACAGCAGGTGGTACAACCATCGCTGTGCTGAAAAAATTGGTAGAAGCTGGCAAAATTGATCCAGATGAAACTACCGTTGTTTATATCACTGGCAATGGTTTGAAAACTCAAGAAGCAATTCAAGGTTACGTTGGCGAACCATTGACAATTGATGCCAAACTCGATAGTTTTGAACGCGCCCTAGAACGTTCTCGTACCCTAGACCGCCTAGAATGGCAACAAGTTCTAGTTTAAAGGTAAAAAACAACAAACCTAAATTTCCCACTTCATACTTCATACTTCACACTTCACACTTCCAATATGGCTGTTACTGTTTTAATTCCAACTGCTCTCCAAAAATTCACAAATAGTCAAGCTACCATCGAATGCACAGGTAGCAGTGTCGCTGAGTTGTTCGATTCTTTAGAAAAACATTGTCCTGGTATCAAAGAGCGACTGTGTGATGAAGCAGGACAACCACGACGCTTTTTAAATTTGTATGTGAATAGTGAAGATATCCGCTTTTTAGAGGGAATAGCTACATCGTTGAAAGATGGTGATGAAGTGAGTATTGTACCTGCTGTTGCAGGCGGTTGAGCCAATAAAATGTAGGTTGCTCAAATCGGTACAATATCCATCTACAAAAATAGCGAACAACTGTTCTTAATTACTCCCCTGTTTGTCGAAATTTGCTTGTTGCACCAGGAAGATACCCCACCCAGGGTATTTTACTGGTGCATTTGTTTTTGTAGACAAAGATAGGTCAGGCTTCTTTCCTACTCCCTGGGTACACAACTATAGCGGTTCTCGGTTGGATGAGTACATTTCAACCCCACCCCCAACCCCTCCCCCGAAGTTTGCTCAACGGGGGGAACCCCCGCACGCAACTTCTCTCCGCAAGCGGGGAGGGGAGCGTTTGCGTCAGCAAATGCGGGGTGGGGTTCCAACTGTATTACAAGCAAGTAAGAACTGCTATAGATTCAGGAATCAAACCGTATTCCTATATGTTTAAAACAATTAATTCA is part of the Aulosira sp. FACHB-615 genome and encodes:
- a CDS encoding MoaD/ThiS family protein; the protein is MAVTVLIPTALQKFTNSQATIECTGSSVAELFDSLEKHCPGIKERLCDEAGQPRRFLNLYVNSEDIRFLEGIATSLKDGDEVSIVPAVAGG
- the thrC gene encoding threonine synthase translates to MTQAISKHTQTTTATLEALKCKECGAEYELQASHVCEFCFGPLEVKYNYNNIRLSVSREKIQAGPNSIWRYRQFLPVATDNVIDVGTGMTPLVRSQRLARRLGLNKLYIKNDAVNMPTLSFKDRVVSVALSRARELGFTTVSCASTGNLANSTAAIAAHAGLDCCVFIPSDLEAGKVLGSLIYSPTLMAVKGNYDQVNRLCSEVANTHGWGFVNINLRPYYSEGSKTLGFEVAEQLGWQLPDHIVAPLASGSLFTKIYKGFKEFVEVGLVEDKNVRFSGAQAEGCSPIAQAFKEDRDFIKPVKPNTIAKSIAIGNPADGVYAVEIAKKTGGNIESVTDAEIIEGIKLLAETEGIFTETAGGTTIAVLKKLVEAGKIDPDETTVVYITGNGLKTQEAIQGYVGEPLTIDAKLDSFERALERSRTLDRLEWQQVLV